The following proteins are co-located in the Hevea brasiliensis isolate MT/VB/25A 57/8 chromosome 11, ASM3005281v1, whole genome shotgun sequence genome:
- the LOC110654416 gene encoding VIN3-like protein 1 isoform X3 — translation MDLEDKFLAKVSGVQSLSSSVQSTPEKNGNSDDASRSPELLQEFLKSGPKKELLRTCFDKEKKHTASSKSKTTEVTKIGSKTIKKQESKKVSSSPNNQPSFKKQQRKGENPTQLVPASEQSSDFGCSNSWICKNSACRAVLSIDDTFCKRCSCCICHLFDDNKDPSLWLFCTSETGQGDSCGLSCHIECALQRDKVGVVDLGQLMQLDGSYCCASCGKISGILGCWKKQLIIAKDARRVDVLCYRIYLSYRLLDGTLRFKELHEMVKDAKAKLETEVGPVNGVSAKMARGIVSRLSVAGDVQKLCSLAIDKADEWLAIISNGKSSCREDSLPAACRFLFEEVTSSSVIIILIELSTVSSDDIKGYKLWYCKSREETHTKDPICVFPRAQRRILISNLRPCTEYTFRIVSYTDAGDWGHSEAKCFTKSIEIIHKNPISSVAVNGKNPNTQLGGGTSGSKRESKTTMSVNSSGFKVRELGKVLHLAWAQEQGCFEGFCSADTEKCCGASQVMKSETMEDQLPSVSRGLDLNVVSVPDLNEELTPPFESSRDEDNGCTLEQAVEVDDDAASHDIKKNGLARSNGSGDSQTWTDGPSAEEPAVDSGAELCRKRAAHSNEEMNDCVSTLINGSPFRVSNGSGCLDDNFEDCVKIIRMLECEGHINQEFRLKLLTWFSLRSTEQERRVVNTFIQTLMDDHSSLAGLSS, via the exons ATGGATTTAGAGGATAAATTCCTTGCTAAAG TTTCTGGGGTTCAAAGCCTTTCTTCCAGTGTGCAAAGCACACCTGAGAAAAATGGGAATTCAGATGATGCTTCGAGAAGTCCAGAACTCCTTCAAGAGTTTCTGAAATCTGGACCAAAAAAGGAGCTTCTTCGAACTTGCTTTGATAAGGAAAAGAAGCACACAGCTTCATCTAAGAGCAAAACGACAGAAGTTACAAAGATAGGTAGCAAAACAATTAAGAAGCAGGAATCTAAAAAAGTGTCTTCAAGTCCCAATAATCAGCCTTCCTTTAAGAAGCAACAAAGAAAGGGGGAAAATCCCACACAACTCGTACCTGCTTCTGAGCAGTCATCAGATTTTGGATGTTCAAACTCATGGATATGTAAAAATTCTGCGTGTAGAGCTGTCCTATCCATTGATGACACATTTTGCAAGAGGTGCTCTTGTTGTATTTGTCATTTATTTGATGACAATAAAGATCCTAGTCTCTGGTTGTTTTGCACATCTGAAACTGGTCAGGGAGACTCCTGTGGGCTATCATGTCATATTGAGTGTGCACTTCAACGTGATAAGGTGGGCGTTGTTGATCTGGGACAATTGATGCAACTAGATGGTAGTTATTGCTGTGCTTCTTGCGGTAAAATTTCTGGCATACTTGG ATGTTGGAAGAAGCAGCTAATCATTGCCAAGGATGCTCGTCGTGTTGATGTGCTCTGTTATAGGATATACTTGAGCTACAGGCTATtggatgggactttaaggtttAAAGAGCTGCATGAAATGGTGAAAGATGCCAAGGCCAAACTAGAAACGGAGGTGGGTCCGGTGAATGGTGTTTCAGCCAAGATGGCACGTGGTATTGTCAGCAGACTCTCTGTTGCTGGTGATGTGCAGAAACTTTGCTCACTTGCAATTGACAAAGCGGATGAGTGGTTAGCTATCATTTCTAATGGAAAATCAAGTTGCAGAG AGGATTCACTCCCTGCTGCTTGCAGGTTCTTGTTTGAAGAAGTGACATCGTCATCTGTCATAATCATTTTAATTGAATTGTCTACTGTATCATCTGATGATATTAAGGGCTACAAGCTCTGGTATTGCAAGAGTAGAGAAGAAACACACACAAAAGACCCGATTTGTGTGTTTCCAAGAGCTCAGAGGAGGATTTTGATATCCAATCTGCGGCCCTGCACAGAGTACACTTTTCGAATTGTTTCATATACAGATGCTGGTGACTGGGGTCACTCTGAGGCCAAGTGTTTTACCAAGAGCATAGAGATAATTCACAAGAATCCAATTTCCTCAGTTGCTGTCAATGGCAAGAATCCAAATACCCAATTGGGAGGAGGTACTTCTGGTTCAAAAAGAGAGTCTAAAACTACAATGTCTGTAAATTCTTCTGGATTCAAGGTTCGAGAGCTTGGAAAGGTCCTCCACCTGGCTTGGGCTCAAGAGCAAGGATGTTTTGAAGGTTTTTGCAGTGCTGATACAGAAAAATGTTGTGGAGCTAGCCAAGTGATGAAGTCTGAAACTATGGAAGATCAGTTGCCATCTGTTTCACGTGGGCTTGACTTAAATGTTGTTTCTGTGCCTGATTTGAATGAAGAGCTGACCCCTCCATTTGAGTCTTCCCGGGATGAAGATAATGGTTGTACTTTGGAACAGGCTGTTGAGGTGGATGACGATGCTGCTTCTCATGACATAAAGAAGAATGGTTTAGCAAGATCAAATGGTAGTGGTGACTCCCAGACCTGGACCGATGGGCCTAGTGCAGAAGAGCCAGCTGTTGATTCGGGGGCAGAGCTGTGCAGGAAAAGGGCTGCACATTCCAATGAGGAGATGAATGACTGTGTTAGCACTTTGATAAATGGATCACCATTCCGTGTTTCCAATGGCTCAGGTTGCTTGGATGACAACTTTGAGGACTGTGTAAAGATAATCCGAATGTTGGAATGTGAGGGTCACATTAACCAGGAATTCAGGTTGAAATTACTGACCTGGTTTAGTTTGAGATCAACAGAACAAGAACGACGAGTGGTCAACACTTTCATACAAACTCTGATGGATGATCATAGTAGTTTGGCAG GTTTGTCCAGCTAA
- the LOC110654416 gene encoding VIN3-like protein 1 isoform X1, whose amino-acid sequence MDLEDKFLAKVSGVQSLSSSVQSTPEKNGNSDDASRSPELLQEFLKSGPKKELLRTCFDKEKKHTASSKSKTTEVTKIGSKTIKKQESKKVSSSPNNQPSFKKQQRKGENPTQLVPASEQSSDFGCSNSWICKNSACRAVLSIDDTFCKRCSCCICHLFDDNKDPSLWLFCTSETGQGDSCGLSCHIECALQRDKVGVVDLGQLMQLDGSYCCASCGKISGILGCWKKQLIIAKDARRVDVLCYRIYLSYRLLDGTLRFKELHEMVKDAKAKLETEVGPVNGVSAKMARGIVSRLSVAGDVQKLCSLAIDKADEWLAIISNGKSSCREDSLPAACRFLFEEVTSSSVIIILIELSTVSSDDIKGYKLWYCKSREETHTKDPICVFPRAQRRILISNLRPCTEYTFRIVSYTDAGDWGHSEAKCFTKSIEIIHKNPISSVAVNGKNPNTQLGGGTSGSKRESKTTMSVNSSGFKVRELGKVLHLAWAQEQGCFEGFCSADTEKCCGASQVMKSETMEDQLPSVSRGLDLNVVSVPDLNEELTPPFESSRDEDNGCTLEQAVEVDDDAASHDIKKNGLARSNGSGDSQTWTDGPSAEEPAVDSGAELCRKRAAHSNEEMNDCVSTLINGSPFRVSNGSGCLDDNFEDCVKIIRMLECEGHINQEFRLKLLTWFSLRSTEQERRVVNTFIQTLMDDHSSLAGQLVDSFSDIISSKRSRNGFCSKLWH is encoded by the exons ATGGATTTAGAGGATAAATTCCTTGCTAAAG TTTCTGGGGTTCAAAGCCTTTCTTCCAGTGTGCAAAGCACACCTGAGAAAAATGGGAATTCAGATGATGCTTCGAGAAGTCCAGAACTCCTTCAAGAGTTTCTGAAATCTGGACCAAAAAAGGAGCTTCTTCGAACTTGCTTTGATAAGGAAAAGAAGCACACAGCTTCATCTAAGAGCAAAACGACAGAAGTTACAAAGATAGGTAGCAAAACAATTAAGAAGCAGGAATCTAAAAAAGTGTCTTCAAGTCCCAATAATCAGCCTTCCTTTAAGAAGCAACAAAGAAAGGGGGAAAATCCCACACAACTCGTACCTGCTTCTGAGCAGTCATCAGATTTTGGATGTTCAAACTCATGGATATGTAAAAATTCTGCGTGTAGAGCTGTCCTATCCATTGATGACACATTTTGCAAGAGGTGCTCTTGTTGTATTTGTCATTTATTTGATGACAATAAAGATCCTAGTCTCTGGTTGTTTTGCACATCTGAAACTGGTCAGGGAGACTCCTGTGGGCTATCATGTCATATTGAGTGTGCACTTCAACGTGATAAGGTGGGCGTTGTTGATCTGGGACAATTGATGCAACTAGATGGTAGTTATTGCTGTGCTTCTTGCGGTAAAATTTCTGGCATACTTGG ATGTTGGAAGAAGCAGCTAATCATTGCCAAGGATGCTCGTCGTGTTGATGTGCTCTGTTATAGGATATACTTGAGCTACAGGCTATtggatgggactttaaggtttAAAGAGCTGCATGAAATGGTGAAAGATGCCAAGGCCAAACTAGAAACGGAGGTGGGTCCGGTGAATGGTGTTTCAGCCAAGATGGCACGTGGTATTGTCAGCAGACTCTCTGTTGCTGGTGATGTGCAGAAACTTTGCTCACTTGCAATTGACAAAGCGGATGAGTGGTTAGCTATCATTTCTAATGGAAAATCAAGTTGCAGAG AGGATTCACTCCCTGCTGCTTGCAGGTTCTTGTTTGAAGAAGTGACATCGTCATCTGTCATAATCATTTTAATTGAATTGTCTACTGTATCATCTGATGATATTAAGGGCTACAAGCTCTGGTATTGCAAGAGTAGAGAAGAAACACACACAAAAGACCCGATTTGTGTGTTTCCAAGAGCTCAGAGGAGGATTTTGATATCCAATCTGCGGCCCTGCACAGAGTACACTTTTCGAATTGTTTCATATACAGATGCTGGTGACTGGGGTCACTCTGAGGCCAAGTGTTTTACCAAGAGCATAGAGATAATTCACAAGAATCCAATTTCCTCAGTTGCTGTCAATGGCAAGAATCCAAATACCCAATTGGGAGGAGGTACTTCTGGTTCAAAAAGAGAGTCTAAAACTACAATGTCTGTAAATTCTTCTGGATTCAAGGTTCGAGAGCTTGGAAAGGTCCTCCACCTGGCTTGGGCTCAAGAGCAAGGATGTTTTGAAGGTTTTTGCAGTGCTGATACAGAAAAATGTTGTGGAGCTAGCCAAGTGATGAAGTCTGAAACTATGGAAGATCAGTTGCCATCTGTTTCACGTGGGCTTGACTTAAATGTTGTTTCTGTGCCTGATTTGAATGAAGAGCTGACCCCTCCATTTGAGTCTTCCCGGGATGAAGATAATGGTTGTACTTTGGAACAGGCTGTTGAGGTGGATGACGATGCTGCTTCTCATGACATAAAGAAGAATGGTTTAGCAAGATCAAATGGTAGTGGTGACTCCCAGACCTGGACCGATGGGCCTAGTGCAGAAGAGCCAGCTGTTGATTCGGGGGCAGAGCTGTGCAGGAAAAGGGCTGCACATTCCAATGAGGAGATGAATGACTGTGTTAGCACTTTGATAAATGGATCACCATTCCGTGTTTCCAATGGCTCAGGTTGCTTGGATGACAACTTTGAGGACTGTGTAAAGATAATCCGAATGTTGGAATGTGAGGGTCACATTAACCAGGAATTCAGGTTGAAATTACTGACCTGGTTTAGTTTGAGATCAACAGAACAAGAACGACGAGTGGTCAACACTTTCATACAAACTCTGATGGATGATCATAGTAGTTTGGCAGGTCAGTTGGTTGACTCCTTTTCAGATATCATATCCAGCAAGAGGTCGCGAAACGGTTTCTGTAGCAAGCTGTGGCATTAA
- the LOC110654416 gene encoding VIN3-like protein 1 isoform X2: MTVSGVQSLSSSVQSTPEKNGNSDDASRSPELLQEFLKSGPKKELLRTCFDKEKKHTASSKSKTTEVTKIGSKTIKKQESKKVSSSPNNQPSFKKQQRKGENPTQLVPASEQSSDFGCSNSWICKNSACRAVLSIDDTFCKRCSCCICHLFDDNKDPSLWLFCTSETGQGDSCGLSCHIECALQRDKVGVVDLGQLMQLDGSYCCASCGKISGILGCWKKQLIIAKDARRVDVLCYRIYLSYRLLDGTLRFKELHEMVKDAKAKLETEVGPVNGVSAKMARGIVSRLSVAGDVQKLCSLAIDKADEWLAIISNGKSSCREDSLPAACRFLFEEVTSSSVIIILIELSTVSSDDIKGYKLWYCKSREETHTKDPICVFPRAQRRILISNLRPCTEYTFRIVSYTDAGDWGHSEAKCFTKSIEIIHKNPISSVAVNGKNPNTQLGGGTSGSKRESKTTMSVNSSGFKVRELGKVLHLAWAQEQGCFEGFCSADTEKCCGASQVMKSETMEDQLPSVSRGLDLNVVSVPDLNEELTPPFESSRDEDNGCTLEQAVEVDDDAASHDIKKNGLARSNGSGDSQTWTDGPSAEEPAVDSGAELCRKRAAHSNEEMNDCVSTLINGSPFRVSNGSGCLDDNFEDCVKIIRMLECEGHINQEFRLKLLTWFSLRSTEQERRVVNTFIQTLMDDHSSLAGQLVDSFSDIISSKRSRNGFCSKLWH, translated from the exons ATGACTG TTTCTGGGGTTCAAAGCCTTTCTTCCAGTGTGCAAAGCACACCTGAGAAAAATGGGAATTCAGATGATGCTTCGAGAAGTCCAGAACTCCTTCAAGAGTTTCTGAAATCTGGACCAAAAAAGGAGCTTCTTCGAACTTGCTTTGATAAGGAAAAGAAGCACACAGCTTCATCTAAGAGCAAAACGACAGAAGTTACAAAGATAGGTAGCAAAACAATTAAGAAGCAGGAATCTAAAAAAGTGTCTTCAAGTCCCAATAATCAGCCTTCCTTTAAGAAGCAACAAAGAAAGGGGGAAAATCCCACACAACTCGTACCTGCTTCTGAGCAGTCATCAGATTTTGGATGTTCAAACTCATGGATATGTAAAAATTCTGCGTGTAGAGCTGTCCTATCCATTGATGACACATTTTGCAAGAGGTGCTCTTGTTGTATTTGTCATTTATTTGATGACAATAAAGATCCTAGTCTCTGGTTGTTTTGCACATCTGAAACTGGTCAGGGAGACTCCTGTGGGCTATCATGTCATATTGAGTGTGCACTTCAACGTGATAAGGTGGGCGTTGTTGATCTGGGACAATTGATGCAACTAGATGGTAGTTATTGCTGTGCTTCTTGCGGTAAAATTTCTGGCATACTTGG ATGTTGGAAGAAGCAGCTAATCATTGCCAAGGATGCTCGTCGTGTTGATGTGCTCTGTTATAGGATATACTTGAGCTACAGGCTATtggatgggactttaaggtttAAAGAGCTGCATGAAATGGTGAAAGATGCCAAGGCCAAACTAGAAACGGAGGTGGGTCCGGTGAATGGTGTTTCAGCCAAGATGGCACGTGGTATTGTCAGCAGACTCTCTGTTGCTGGTGATGTGCAGAAACTTTGCTCACTTGCAATTGACAAAGCGGATGAGTGGTTAGCTATCATTTCTAATGGAAAATCAAGTTGCAGAG AGGATTCACTCCCTGCTGCTTGCAGGTTCTTGTTTGAAGAAGTGACATCGTCATCTGTCATAATCATTTTAATTGAATTGTCTACTGTATCATCTGATGATATTAAGGGCTACAAGCTCTGGTATTGCAAGAGTAGAGAAGAAACACACACAAAAGACCCGATTTGTGTGTTTCCAAGAGCTCAGAGGAGGATTTTGATATCCAATCTGCGGCCCTGCACAGAGTACACTTTTCGAATTGTTTCATATACAGATGCTGGTGACTGGGGTCACTCTGAGGCCAAGTGTTTTACCAAGAGCATAGAGATAATTCACAAGAATCCAATTTCCTCAGTTGCTGTCAATGGCAAGAATCCAAATACCCAATTGGGAGGAGGTACTTCTGGTTCAAAAAGAGAGTCTAAAACTACAATGTCTGTAAATTCTTCTGGATTCAAGGTTCGAGAGCTTGGAAAGGTCCTCCACCTGGCTTGGGCTCAAGAGCAAGGATGTTTTGAAGGTTTTTGCAGTGCTGATACAGAAAAATGTTGTGGAGCTAGCCAAGTGATGAAGTCTGAAACTATGGAAGATCAGTTGCCATCTGTTTCACGTGGGCTTGACTTAAATGTTGTTTCTGTGCCTGATTTGAATGAAGAGCTGACCCCTCCATTTGAGTCTTCCCGGGATGAAGATAATGGTTGTACTTTGGAACAGGCTGTTGAGGTGGATGACGATGCTGCTTCTCATGACATAAAGAAGAATGGTTTAGCAAGATCAAATGGTAGTGGTGACTCCCAGACCTGGACCGATGGGCCTAGTGCAGAAGAGCCAGCTGTTGATTCGGGGGCAGAGCTGTGCAGGAAAAGGGCTGCACATTCCAATGAGGAGATGAATGACTGTGTTAGCACTTTGATAAATGGATCACCATTCCGTGTTTCCAATGGCTCAGGTTGCTTGGATGACAACTTTGAGGACTGTGTAAAGATAATCCGAATGTTGGAATGTGAGGGTCACATTAACCAGGAATTCAGGTTGAAATTACTGACCTGGTTTAGTTTGAGATCAACAGAACAAGAACGACGAGTGGTCAACACTTTCATACAAACTCTGATGGATGATCATAGTAGTTTGGCAGGTCAGTTGGTTGACTCCTTTTCAGATATCATATCCAGCAAGAGGTCGCGAAACGGTTTCTGTAGCAAGCTGTGGCATTAA